A part of Vanessa tameamea isolate UH-Manoa-2023 chromosome 20, ilVanTame1 primary haplotype, whole genome shotgun sequence genomic DNA contains:
- the LOC113401661 gene encoding uncharacterized protein LOC113401661: MSKGIEFLRNLVSVTVLCICFHGTLQLVPLPDFIHPCGELTDECFTKATLDAIPGVVRGIPEADIPPLDPLYLDRNITMNLPGNVKMTFHNGKLTGLSTCIPDKVSSRREKRTFIFDIHCNFTIRGQYSILGRILLFNLDTEGSAKIKIWNQRIHLEVLEKVIKDKNGEGHYKINSYKYKADYGSDLKLNLTNLFRGSPQISANILEVLNSNSQLVAQEFGGPILDYAIDYAMNVTQRFFSTYTYDQISKVPLTEEFFEED; encoded by the exons atgtctaaGGGCATTGAATTTTTACGTAACTTGGTCAGTGTTACCGTGCTTTGTATTTGTTTCCATGGCACTTTGCAATTGGTACCTTTGC CTGACTTTATCCATCCTTGCGGCGAGTTAACCGATGAATGTTTCACAAAAGCAACTCTGGATGCGATCCCGGGGGTGGTCCGAGGCATCCCGGAGGCCGATATACCGCCACTCGATCCGTTATACTTAGATAGAAACATAACTATGAATTTACCGGGAAATGTTAAAATGACTTTCCACAATGGAAAATTAACCGGATTAAGCACCTGTATACCGGACAAAGTTTC ATCAAGACGTGAAAAACGGACGTTTATTTTCGACATACATTGTAACTTTACTATTAGAGGTCAATACAGTATTCTTGGAAGAATTCTGCTTTTCAATCTTGACACAGAGGGCAGtgccaaaattaaaatat ggAATCAACGCATTCATTTAGAAGTGTTAGAAAAGGTCATAAAAGACAAAAATGGAGAAGGACATTACAAAATTAACTCTTATAAATACAAGGCTGACTACGGTTCTGATCTCAAACTTAATCTTACAAACCTCTTTAGAGGCAGTCCACAAATAA gcgCAAACATCTTGGAAGTTCTGAATTCAAACTCTCAACTAGTCGCGCAGGAGTTCGGAGGGCCTATCCTCGACTATGCAATAGACTACGCGATGAACGTTACCCAACGATTCTTTAGCACTTACACATATGATCAAATAAGCAAAGTCCCACTAACCGAGGAATTCTTTGAAGAGGATTAA